GTGAATTACCATCAAAAAAATACCAATTTTATAAGCAAGTATACGAAGCATTATACAATGGTCATGACTTAACGAAGGAGGGATTCAGAAGAAATAAGAGTAGTAATCTAGACATAGATGAATTTCAGAACGTCCTTAGGTCCATAGCATTTCAATCTGCTAAAAGTGGTCCCTCTTATTCCCGGGATGATCTTGTGAACAAGATCAATAAGGCGTTCGAAAAGTTTGGATATACGCGGGCCAGGCCGGCAGCGTTTATATCAGATCTATTGCAATCAGTCCCCTTGTTTAGTGATGAGAATGTTGAAATTAGATGGATACATAAATCGTTGCAGGATTATTTTGCTGCTTCATATGCAGTATTTATAATATCTGATAATCAGAAGAAAACATTTGAAAAAATGTTCCATAGCGACAAGTCTTTTTTCTATGCTAATATAATTGAATTATCATATGATATGAAACCCCATATCATAGAAGAAGTAATAATACTACCTTATCTAATTGACTACTTAATTTATTCGGATAATTGCGGTCATAATAACTTGCATAAATCCGTAAGTGACAGACTTTATCAGCGAGTTTATATGAAGTTCGATATTACTAATTTTAACCACTCAGATAAAGATCGATTCAAACAATCCATTACTGCCAATATGCATAGAATTAAGGCAGAAATTGGTGAAGTGGAGCCAAGGATTCGAAGACAAGCAATATATAGCTCGAGTACTACCACTCATTTTCTCATAGCTGAACGTCCTAAGCGATGGATTCTGGATTTCATCAGTAAGAAATATAAAGGAATATTTATTAATATACCAAATGAAAATAAAGAGACCTCGCCATTTAGAAGGTCATCTGCAGATATATGTGTTGGACATGCATCCGCTTTAAGAGGGGAAAAAGAATGCGCAAAAGCCATTGAAGAAGTAGTCCGGGCGTTCTCAAATAGGGGAGAGGATATTCTGACTATCAGTGCTTTCGAGATAGATAATCAGCGTGTTAAAGAGATAACAATCGCAATCCAGTTAAAAATTGATTCAATGAATGCAGAGGAAGAGTTCTGAAACTCTAAATTCTATAGATGGCTTCAAATTAATAAATAAAATGGGATTAGAATTTTACTGAGAATACAAGTCCGACCACAGAGGATAGCCAGTGGTGAAAAAAGTGATCCAGAAGCCTAGAACATAGGCTGTGGATCACTAATTTAAGAGACACCGGCGTGGGGCTTCAATTGCCTGAGTAGTACGCTATTGGGGCACCACCGGCAGCGCTCGCAATGCGCCGTCTGGCGTACGCCAGGTGATCGAGCCGCTAGCAATCTTGCCTGTATAGGCCAGCGCCTGGGTGGTTTCATTGGCGGGCACGTCGCCCAGGCTGCACGACGTGATGCCGTCCGAAGTGACCTTGCAGCGTGAATCTGTGGTGGTCACGCCGTCGAGCACCAGGACGATCTTCAGGGCGGGCACCGGGTCTGCGTTCTTCAGCACGAATAAGCCGCCCGCAACGGTGTAGCTGGCCTGGGTGGACTGGGCGACGCCGGCAGCAGTGCCGACGAGGGCAGTGGGGGCGCAGGCGACGAGGGTGACGGAGAGCAGCAGGGTGGACAACAGCAGTGATTTCTTCATGCGAATTCCTTCTGGATCCGGGCGATCTGAATTTGAATGACTTTGCGGCGGCTCTCGTCGTCCGGGGCGGCCGCCACCTCGACGACGCTCTTGACCAGGCTGAGCAGGAACTTGGGATTGCTAAAGACCTCCGGCGCCTTCTTGAATGAGGTCACCACTTCCTTGATGAGGTCCGGAACGCCCGCGAGCTGCTGGAGGGTGGAGAGATCAATCTTGTTCATGTGGGGTCCTTTGCGCCTTCGGCGGCGGCTGTCTTGAGGGCGCTGCTGGCGGCGAACACGCGGGCGATGTAGGCACCGTTCGCGCCGACGAAGCCAAGAGCGGCGGAGATTAGGGCCTGCGTCCACGGCAGGTCACCCCGCACGGCCAGAGCGGCGTAAGCGGTGAAACCAAATCCGGCCAGTAGGGACAGCACCGCGCTGACGCCGACGGTGGTTGGCCCTTTTGTGCCGAACCACTTCTTGCAGATGGCGGTCAGAGCAAGCACCACGTAGCCGGTGGCCAGACTGACGATCAGCGTCACGATGGACTGATATTCGGTAGGCACGCCGGGAATGGCGTCCTGGGCGAGGGCCAAGCTGATCAGCAGCAGGGCGAGGAGAGACAGTCCGTACTTCTTCAAAATGGATCCTCCGGCGGAATGAAAACGGCCCGCACATTGGCGGGCCTGGCGTAGAGACGAGCGGCGGATTGAGTTGACCGATAGCTAAACGTAACGACCTTGAAGAACCGTAATCTCCAAGGTCGTAAATGCTTCTTTGTGCGCCTTAGCCAAAGAGCTGAATATTCTTTGGCACTGACAAGTTAAAATCCTCCGGATCTGGCACGAAATACCCAGCAGGGAGTCCGGCTAGTTTCTCTACAATCCCAACAGGCAGGGGAAGCACAGCTCCTAAAGCACTCTTCTGCATTCCTGCTTTGGTTACTAGGGCATTAATTGCAGACTTCAGGAGGGTAGGGCGCTCGATGGGGAGCGCGTCATCGTGAGGTTCAGTCATGCGCCAACCACGTTTGGAGAGATGAACCATTAGAGACGCAAACCGTGCTTTATCAATTCTTCCAACATTCAGTAGACGACGAAGCATTGCTTGTATCGACATTTTCCAGCGCGGCTTGAGAATCCGAAGAGTCTCTAGTGATACTGACTTTACTTCATCAATAAAAGCCTGAGGGAGAGCGATTGCTAGAGTCAACTCATTGCCCTGTTGTTCAATAAGCTTCTTCATGGGCTTGTCGATTTCGAAGTTTGTAGGCAGACGGCCGTGAAGGATGTCATGAGACGCTTCATGTAGCGCGGTAAACCTCAGTCGAGCAGCTGAGTCGTAATCCTTATTAACAAGGATATATGCTCTTTCTCTGTGCGTTTTGAAAAATAATGCCTCAACATTATCAAAACCAAGAGAAAAGTGGCTAACAATATAACCATTTTTCTCTAGCACATGGACAACGTTATTTAGGGGTGCCTCTCCCAGTCCCCATTGATTCCTTACTCTTACTGCCACTTCTTCAATATGCTCGCTCCTGATTAGTCGAGGATGGGCGGGGATATCTGATAGATCAGGAAGATTCGGCTTTGGCAGTGCTACATGCTTTGAGATAAACTGATCAATTTCTTGGACCCACTCGAGATGAACCTCTGCTTGCCGTTTCTCTGTCTCTGTTGTTTTACTTTTACATCTAAACAGAGGAGGGGCATGCGCCTCTCGGACAATGGGCACAAAGAAGTAGTGGGCTGGCACGCCAAGAACCTTGCTAATCCGGTCCAAGGTCGGTCCGTCGGGTTGAGCGCCATTTTCGTATTCGCCGATAGTATTTCTGTGGACGCCAACGAGTGTTGCGAGGGTGCCCACGGCCATGCCGTATGCCTCCCTCACTTCACTCAGACGAGCGCCTACAAAGCTGGATGGTTGTTTCACAAAATCACTCTGTCTTCTGAACCTCGACCAGCTCGAGAACATGGTCTTCTTCGATTTCGGGAACACTACGTGTCGCTTCAGCAGGCTTCGCATTGCCCATGGCTGCCAGGAAGTACGGCTCAAGATCAATCACTGCAATCTCGCTCAAGTAGTCCGGCGTGGGGAAAACGATCCTCAGGATCGACACCTCATCCGGTTTCTTGAGATTGGGTAGGTGTTCCAGGTAGCCATTGAGCTTTGCCCCAGCTTTTACATCCGGGATTTCGAGAAGTTCCGGATACATAAACGGGGAGTTCTGCACCGAGTGCGCGCGCCGGTAGCCAGCAGGCCGGGACTTGCCAGTCCGCTTGTTACAGCGGGCCGCCGACAATATCAGACGATTGCCGATCTGGAGCTCGTTGTGGCTGCTGGTCTTCCTGGCATTTGTTTCGGTGACACAGTTTGCACCCGAGAGATTCTGTCCCAGATTCTTCAATGCGGTCTCGATCATTCCGCGCAGCAGATGAGGCGCTGTCTCACGGAATGCCGAGCGATCAATGTTCTCCCGCATGATGGCTGTGGCGCCTACGTAGGCTGCGTACAGCTCCTGCCCGATCACAGCCAGAACAGAGTCGGGAAGGAAGCGCTGGATAAGCTCCTGCGCGGCGGTCAGTTTTTCAGTCGTTTCGCCCGTCACGTAACCAGCGTATAACTTTTTTCCTAGATTGCACAGTCCCGTATAGCGGAAACAGAAACGGAAAAGGCTCAATTTGAGAGATCCACCTTGTTTTTCTGCGTGTAGGCCGAACGCAAAGGCTGATGCAGAGTGTGCCTTAATGAAAAATCCACTTCTCGGCCGGATCTGAGAGATGGGGGCGTTTTCAGTGTTCTTCTGTCTCTTCAACTAGGCTTACAGGTCAATCCAGCCACCCCTCCAGTGTCATGCTCGCCATGGGCCTACTAACGCGCCTGTGATGGCAGAGAGGGTGCTTCTGTGTGGTCTTTAGGCTTAAGCGGGGCACGCTCCAGCACCATGTCCCCATTGCGGCGAACCCACACCCGCAGGCCGGGATAGTTCCACGGCCCACCGGGCGAGGCGTAGACGGTTCTCAGCTGAATGATCAGGGCGTCATCAAGCAGCACACCGCCGTACTTGTCCGGACGGCCACTCCAGTCCACCTCCTGCCCCGCCATGTCGATCAGGATCACGCGGGGCGGCAAGGCGGGCGCAGCGTTCTCGCGGAGCCACACGCGCTGGGCATTCACGCGCCGCAGCCAGCCGCGCAGGAACACGCTTTGACTGGGTCGCTCCCTGACGATGGCCCGGTAGAACGTCTCGCGCTCGTCGCAGGCTGCCAACGCTACGTCCACCGGCGCCCCGTTCGGGAGATGAGTCATGGCCCGCTGGAGCAGGCCGCCTGCCCCGTTGCTACCATCGCTGCGCCCGCCGCCGTGGTTCACGGCCATGTCGTAGATGGCCGCAGACAGTGGCCAGGGCAGGCGACTGGGAAACGGGTAGGCCTCCCAGTAACGGGTGCGGTAGATGGTCAACACCTCGTCTTCGCGGATCAGCCACACGTCGCGTGCCGGCAGCTTCTGGCCAGTGCGCCAGGCCGTATACACGCGCTGAGTGACGCCGTAAGCGGTGCGGCCTCCGGGGTCTGCAGGGTGATCGACGAGGCCGCCTTCCCAACGGGCCGTGAACTCGTGAGCACGCTCGAAGTCGCTGGTCACGAGTCCTCCTCTTCCGGCCATTTCGTGCGCGGCTGAATGTCGTGCAGCTGCTCCAGGTATTCCACGCGAATGCGCGCCTGATCGCGCTGGTAGCGCAGCCGGTGGTTCTCGCCCTGCGCCTCTTCCAACAGGTCTTTAATCTTTTGCATTTCCGCCTCCAGCACTCCGACACGGGTGACCAGATCGGCATTCTGGACCGCAGAGACTTTGCCGCCCCGGATCTCGCGCACCAGCATGGCCAGGCCGTAGAGCACGCTCAGCACGATGGCTGCCGGTCCGCCCTTGGTGATTAAACCGATCACGGGAGTCAGGTCCACGCTATCCATCCCGTCCCTTTCTGGGCGCACGCCGCCACCAGCGCGCCACCCTCTGTCTGAATGAAGGCCCTCGCGGCCGCGTTCGCCTTGGCACCCCGGCCAGTCGGCGCAGCCAACGGGGCGGACGGCGAACCACTCGCGCCCACCAGCTGGACTGCGCGGCCCAGTGCACTGCCGTGCGGGCAAACAACAGCCCGCTGGCCCCGGCCAGGATGGTGAACGTGGTGACGCCGAAGGCGATGCCGTTCGCGCCGCCGAACGACGCGGCCACCGCCAGCAGGTACGTACCGCACATGGCGTGTGCCAGCAGGCGTAGCGGTCCAGCTCGTGGGGAGAGCAGCAGCAGGACAGCAATACCCGCGGCTGCCCAGCCCCACCACGCCCAGGGCATGATCGTCGTGAACTGCGAGTACCCCTGGTACAGGAAGGGCATGGAAGGGCGGTGGTAGACCACGAAGGCCATCCCGAACAGCAGGAGGGCCAGGATGTTGGTGGGATTGATCAGATCCCAGCGGCTGTACATGGGGCGCTCCATTACCGGACCACCGCCCGCCGCCAGGTCTGCCTGTCGAGGGTGTAGGTCAGCCGGTGCGTGAACAGCCAGACCCGCCGGACCTCGCCCACAGGAATCAGGAGAGGGGGCTCAGTGGAGCC
This genomic interval from Deinococcus humi contains the following:
- a CDS encoding NACHT domain-containing protein, with amino-acid sequence MTPIEIGAILTTVITSQIESFIDKKIDKLKISKQRKLEIATNVANYSHRTYKKLYFLKTIIHQDNSIPLLDLYHPLKVTKLGSKKTTEINSNCIFFLDKYDKILITDYAGMGKSTISKFMYLTLREKGDKLPIFIELRRIKSDKSLFDLLKEDFGDISAPLSTQSLSDILDLSDIIIFFDGFDEISLDARETAIRDIIDFTVRYPDLKYVITSRSDSELSNFVEFKKFTIKPLDRDDVESLLKRYDTQGNLSGEIIKELRRIDDESFHEILQVPMMVTLLFRSFGYSGELPSKKYQFYKQVYEALYNGHDLTKEGFRRNKSSNLDIDEFQNVLRSIAFQSAKSGPSYSRDDLVNKINKAFEKFGYTRARPAAFISDLLQSVPLFSDENVEIRWIHKSLQDYFAASYAVFIISDNQKKTFEKMFHSDKSFFYANIIELSYDMKPHIIEEVIILPYLIDYLIYSDNCGHNNLHKSVSDRLYQRVYMKFDITNFNHSDKDRFKQSITANMHRIKAEIGEVEPRIRRQAIYSSSTTTHFLIAERPKRWILDFISKKYKGIFINIPNENKETSPFRRSSADICVGHASALRGEKECAKAIEEVVRAFSNRGEDILTISAFEIDNQRVKEITIAIQLKIDSMNAEEEF
- a CDS encoding helix-turn-helix domain-containing protein, yielding MKQPSSFVGARLSEVREAYGMAVGTLATLVGVHRNTIGEYENGAQPDGPTLDRISKVLGVPAHYFFVPIVREAHAPPLFRCKSKTTETEKRQAEVHLEWVQEIDQFISKHVALPKPNLPDLSDIPAHPRLIRSEHIEEVAVRVRNQWGLGEAPLNNVVHVLEKNGYIVSHFSLGFDNVEALFFKTHRERAYILVNKDYDSAARLRFTALHEASHDILHGRLPTNFEIDKPMKKLIEQQGNELTLAIALPQAFIDEVKSVSLETLRILKPRWKMSIQAMLRRLLNVGRIDKARFASLMVHLSKRGWRMTEPHDDALPIERPTLLKSAINALVTKAGMQKSALGAVLPLPVGIVEKLAGLPAGYFVPDPEDFNLSVPKNIQLFG
- a CDS encoding glycoside hydrolase family 108 protein; this encodes MTSDFERAHEFTARWEGGLVDHPADPGGRTAYGVTQRVYTAWRTGQKLPARDVWLIREDEVLTIYRTRYWEAYPFPSRLPWPLSAAIYDMAVNHGGGRSDGSNGAGGLLQRAMTHLPNGAPVDVALAACDERETFYRAIVRERPSQSVFLRGWLRRVNAQRVWLRENAAPALPPRVILIDMAGQEVDWSGRPDKYGGVLLDDALIIQLRTVYASPGGPWNYPGLRVWVRRNGDMVLERAPLKPKDHTEAPSLPSQAR